A window of Benincasa hispida cultivar B227 chromosome 9, ASM972705v1, whole genome shotgun sequence genomic DNA:
GATTCCTTCATATGTAATGATTCATAATCACCTCTCAATTTTTGGAGCAAACCTTCTTGACTCGATCTACTCCTTTGTATGTATTCTCTAAAATTTTTCATGCCTAATGTGCAGTAGTTTCTCCagaaattttctcaaaattttgatcatCGATGGCTTGAGGAATGATGGTGAGAGCCTTTTGgtctttctttcttatatttttcaaagCTTCTCATTGAGCTTGATTTAAAGTCAAATCACTTTCTCGTTCTTCATAACCATTATTGACAATTTTCCATACATCTCGTGAACCAAGTAGAGCTTTCATATGAATACACCAACTgctataattttctttcataaGTCGAGGCACTTGGAAgggaactaaattgttatttgcCATTTGCAAAACAATTATTGTTTTTCAAACTCAAGCTCCATACCACTTTGTTAAAAGCATGTGATGGACACTCACaaataaataaccaacaaaTGATTAtttgaaaggaaacaaaaacacttttaattGAAAGACTTTTCAAACTTGGTTCACACTTTGGTTGAACTCTCTTTGTGTGTTCTTTTCTTTACACTTGGATGCATCGACAATGTAAATGTCAATCCTATTTATAGGATTGTCATGAGTATTTAAATACATAACTCAAACTCTAATTAAACATACATGGAACAATTAAAATTCTACACCTAATTCATGTGAAACTATACTAATTTAACTCTTACATCAACATACTTAATTAACTCTCatcctttcattttttcaactctcataaataaattaatttataacttatctaattaaaacatgtttaattttcaacattGATAACCTACTAGTATTAGAATATACAGTGGGTAAATATCAATGTTTTTTTCATCATATGCGAGATGGGGAATTGAAGTACTATAGACCACCTTAAAGTTTATAGTACACCAATTGAGCTTATATGCTCATGTTCGATGAATATTAATGTTAAGCAGTGTTAAAGTATATATTTATCACAAGTTGATCTTTACAAGAAGTGTACAAAAGTATAAATACTACACTAAAACCTAAGAATAGAGCCTACAAAATCTCTAACCATGCTAAAGACTCTCCAACTAGGAGAACTAAGTATACATTCACATcttccctcaaactcaaggtgatGAGGTTGGAATCAACTTGAGTTTGTTAAGTAGTTGGAGAAAATGACTAGGAGACAAAGTTTTGGTGAAAATGTCAGCAGATTGCTCAGTGGTGGAAACAGATCGTAAATGTAAAGTTTTACTGAGAAGATGATGATGCACAAAGTGACAATCATTCTCAATATGCTTGGTGCGCTCATGAAAAacatcattgtgagcaatctGGATGGCACTATGTCACAGTGAAGACTAGTTGTAGATGACTGAGGGACACCCATATCATCAAGAAGCCAACGAAGCCACAAGAGCTCTGGTGTAGCATCAGCCAGAGCGCGATATTTAGACTCTGTACTAGAACGGGAAACAATACTCTCTTTCTTACTTTGCTAAGAAATGAGAGAGTCATCGAGGTACAAACAGTAACAGGAGGTGGAACGCCGGTTAGTAGGATCACAAGCCCAGTCAGCATCAGAGTAGCCAGACAAAACCAGGGAAGATTGGGAAGAGTACTAAAGTCCATGTCCCAAAGTTCCTTTGACATAACAGAGGATATGAATAACAATAGTAAAATATATGGTCCAAGGAGCAGCCATGAATTGACTAACAATGTGAACAACATATGTAATGTCAGGATGAGTGACTGTCAGATACATGAGGCTGGCAATAAGTTGACGATAGAGACTGACATCCTCAAATGGACACTATCAAATGGAGTCAAGCGAACATTGGAATCGAGTGGTGTTAGAGTCGTAGCAAAGTCAGTGATATTGGAGCACACTAAACGATCTGAGGCATACTTCACTTGAGACAACGAATAACCAGCAAAGCTTAATGATACTTTAAGgccaagaaagtaactaagtgagcccaaatccttcatctcaaagtgTTTTCCAATGTAGCATTATAGATCAGAAACAACCTGAGGATCATCCCCAGtaataatcatatcatcaacatacaagagaagaagaacaataCTATGAGTTTTCTATCGCATAAATAGTAATGTGTCATGAGGGCTGGATGTATATCCAAGTTGAGTGATGGTGGAACTAAAAGTTGCAAACCAAGCTCGAGGAGCTTGTTTTAAACTATACAATGCTCGACGAAGGAGACATACCTTCTGGGATGGAAAAGAGACACCTGGGGACGGTTTCATGTACACCTCTTCAGATAAGGCCCCATTAAGAAAGAcattcttgacatccatttgagaAAGTGGCACTGTTTGGTTGCAACAACTACTAAGAGACACTGAATAGATGTCATTCGTGCTACAGGTGCAAAGGTCTCTTCATGATCGATCCTATACTCCTGAGAATAGCCTTTTGCCATTAACCGATCTTTATAACACTTAATAGGACCTTCAGAGTGAGTCTTAATCTTGTAGACCCACTTGCAATCAATAGGCTTTTTACCAGGGGTAAATCAACGTAGTCCCATGTGTGCATCTTGTCTAGAGTCTGAAGTTCTTCTCTCATAGCTTGCTGCCATAGGGGATTAGTATTTACCTCATGAAAAGAGGTAGGTTCAACCAAGGATCTGATAGTAAAAAAACAGTGAAAATCTCGAAGATGAGTAGAAGGTGCCCTTACCCTAGTAGAGCGTCGAGCAGGAGAAGCAGGGTTATGAACTGGTTCAGTTTCCACAAATGACACAGAAGGCTGATCACGATCAACAGAGACTGGCACAAATTGCTCGAACTCAGCTTCAAAGGAGGATGCAAAGGAAGGAAAAAGATCAAAAGCATTGTCGGAAATATAAGGAAGATGACTCAATAGAGAATCATGAAAGGTCGAGAGACCAGAGAACATAGTGTGCGCCCAAAAGATGACATGCTGAGAGATGCGCAATCTATTAGATAGAGGATCCCAAGAATGAAAACCTTTGTGTTAAGTTCCATAGCCAAGGAAGCAACAAAGATGTGCACGTGGTTCTACTTTGGTATGTTCATGAGGGTAAAGAAGTATAAAACATACACAACCAAAGACCTTGAGGTTAGAGTAATCAAAACAAGTATCGTATAAGCTTCGAATGGAGCAACATTTTGAAGAACAGAGGAAAGAAGGCGATTGATTGTGTAGATAGAGGTAAAAGCAGTTTCACCCCAAAATTTTGCAGGGCCGAAGGCAGATAGAAGTTGGGCTCAGACAGAGTTCAGAATGTGACGATGTTTCCATTCTGCTCGCCCATTTTGTTGAGAGGTACGGGGACAAGAGCGCTGAACAAAAGTGTCTTGCTGGGTGAGAAAGGAAAGGAGACTGGAGTCTTTATATTCCAAGGCGTTATCTGTATGCAAAACCTTGATTGTGCGACAGAACTAGGTGTTAACTATATTagcaaaatcaatatatatttaagatagGGAAGAGCGATGTTGAAGAAAATATATCAAGGTAAaccgagagtaatcatcaatgaacAAGAAAAAATAACGATACTCATTGATAGTGGAGATTGGAGTAGGTCCCCAAATATTAGAATGAACTAAGTCAAAGGGTTGATCACTTATAGAACTGGATTGGGAAAAAGATAATGTAGGTTGTTTTACAAGTTTTTCAAACGGTCAAAAGATACAAATTTGGAGACATTATTCAAATTGTTACTAGAGATTAAATGACGGAGTTTTTGGAAGAAGCATGATCGAGACGAAGATGCCACTGATATATAGTAGAGTTAGTGACAGTAGCAGAAAGAGAACAAATAGGAAGCTGAAGCGATGTGAGTTCAAACAATCTTCCCACTTTACGACCTGTACCAACTGCCTGTCTCGTCTCTGGATCCTAAACCTAACTCCTAGTAGAAGAAAAAGACACAGTTAAACCAAGATTACACAATTGCCCGGCAGAAACAAAGTTAAAGGTTAGATTTGGAACACAATAAGTATTAGAAAGCTGCAACTTGGAAGTGTCAACGAAGGCAACATGGGATATGGTCATAAAACTACCATCAACAACATAGATGAGAGGAAGAGATTTCATGGCAGAAGTGGGTGTAGTTAGAAGAGAAAAATCAGACGTCATATGGTTGCTACAAGCAGAATCAAGAAGCCACTTATTACTTGGGGAGGCTACAAGCGTGGAGGAATTGGATGAAATCACCTGTTTAAGCACGTCTTGTTAGTCACTCATTTGTAAAGTAGGTGGATAAGGTTTAGAATTAGCAGAGGAGACAGTAGCAACGATAGAAGCAGAGCTAAGACGAGGTTTAGACCGTCGAGACTTGGAAGTATGTCCCGATGGTTGCGGTGGTCGTGTAGGGTAGTTGTCCAGAATATGACCTCGTTTGTGACAGTATATGCACTCCATTTTTAGGTAGTCAGCAAACTTATACCCAGTAAGCTTGCAGTTTTTACAGAAGATAGCTTCAGAAGTACCAGAAAAATGAGGATCAACAAACTTATACCAATCAGCAAACTTATACCCAGTAGGCTCGGCTCGGCTTGACAGATCAGCTTGACTTGGCTCGGCTTAATAGGATCGGCTCGGCTCTACTTAACAGGATCAGTTCGGCTTGATCGGATCGGCTCAGCTCTACTTAAGCGGATCGGCCAAGCTTGTGTCAGATCTTAAAGCACATCAGATCTAGAAGATTTGACCGGATATGAAATTTGGAGCTTAAAGGCTTGACTGGAATGCCTGGCAGAATAGAGGACTGGCGAAGGCGAGCAGTTTTGACCGGATCTGGAACAGAGGAGCGTCGAAGCTTAGTCGGACTTGTGGAATAGAGGAGCGTTGAAGCTTGACCGAACTGGCAAGTGAACTCACGTCAAAGCTTGACTGGACTGGCAAAAAAGAGAAGCGTCAAACTCGGGTTGCGTAGGCAGCAGTCTTGACTGGATCTAGATTTGGAAGCGCATGGAAGCGAGCTAACTCGCCAGATCTAAGGAGACATCTACCGAAAAATTTGAAGCCGAACAAATTTGAATCAAGGAGAAGTTATGGAAGAaagagctctgataccatgttaaactATGTATTTATCACAAGTTGATCTTTACAAGGAGTGTACAAAAGTATAAATACTACACTAAAGCCTAAGAATAGAGCCTACAAAATCTCTAGACTCTCCAACTAGGAGGACTAAGTATATATTTAAAAGcagtataataatataataatgactacaataattattttttttaaacttcataacaaatattaaatttcttacAATTCCAATCCAAAAAAGGATAAACCCAAGAATTTATGTTAAGATATCGAATTTAACCAAAAGTTgtcattattgtttttttttttttttttcaaacttgtAATTCAAACCATCCCATTGAAAAAGAGGTTGGAAAATGTCATACTCTACATgtagatatatgatattctCCCTCAATATATACCTActacaaagaaaaaattaatttttttaaaaaatatcccaTTAGGGGTTTTGTTTTTTCCTCtagtcaaataattaataattaacctCCATATTGTTTAAATATATGATGAGAGAACAGATCAAACTTTAGAAAACTTCATACATTGACAGCTTTCAACACACACGGTTTCGTTTTACTTGAGAAATAATTAAACCCTctggctctataaataccataaccataatcatctcttcatattaatccaaaaactcaaaaaaaaggaataaaaagttCTTTAGTTCCTCATTTTTCAATCCTTCAAAGCATTATTATTTCTTAcaaaagtgttcaaatttataattttaatggCATCTTGTTCTCAAAAGTTGAAACTTTTCTCAAAGCTCTGCTGTtgcatcatcatcttcttcctctttcacTCCACTTTGGCTTCTACAACCCTAAAAATGGGGTTCTATGAATCATCTTGTCCTGATGCTGAGGCCATCATCAAGAATGCTGTAAACCAAGCCATCTCCCAAAACCCCGGCATCGCTGCGGGTCTCATTAGAATGCACTTCCATGACTGTTTTGTTAGAGTAAGTTTCCATCTTTCCTCTGCTTTTATTCTGTTTATCTTTTAAAGCCATTTTAATACAATTCATGGAACTTCAAGTTAatatcatttaattaatattatataatttaacgtACTTCAAAGAGAAATTTCATACTTCAACCCCTTTAATACTACATTTCCTCTCTCATTAGtattaaattaacatttaattttttaatgtgATTTTAGGGTTGTGATGGCTCCGTGTTGCTAAAGTCCACACCCAACAACCTAGCAGAGAGAGAACATAGAGCAAACTCCCCAAGCTTACGAGGTTTCGAGGTTATCGACGAAGCCAAGGCCAAAATTGAGGCTATTTGTCCCAATACCGTGTCTTGCGCCGACATTCTTGCTTTCGCTGCCCGTGACAGTGCATATAGAGTTGGAGGTATCAACTATGTAGTACCAGCCGGTCGTCGTGATGGTCGCATATCAATAAAGGAAGAAGCTGGAAGTCTTCCTGGTCCCTCTTTCAACGCCGAGGAGCTGATCGAGAGCTTCGCCAAGCGAGGGTTGTCGTCAGCAGAGATGGTGACACTTTCTGGTGCGCACTCCATTGGAATAGCTCATTGCCCTACCTTTTCCAAGAGGCTTTATAACTTCAACACAACTCATCCACAAGACCCTTCCATGGACCCTTCATATGCTGCGTACTTGAAAACCAAATGCCCACCACCGGGTGGCAATAATGGCGGTGGAAGCGAACAACCGACGGTGGCGCTCGAGTTCTTCTCCCCGAATCGTTTGGATAATTGGTATTATATTGAGTTGAAGAACCACCGTGGACTGCTGAGCTCCGACCAAACATTGTTGAGTAGCTCTTCCACTTCAAAAATGGTGTTGAATAATGCTAAGTATGGCCATCAATGGGCTGCTAAATTTGGAAAGGCAATGGTTAAAATGGGCTCCATTGATGTTCTGACAGGTTCACAGGGTGAGATTAGACGCCATTGCAGCTTTGTTAATTGAGATTTGGGAGATGATTTAGTTTTAATCATCTGATATATTAATCTGCAGCAAAATAACACCTTTTGCTGTTTCTTCAAAAAGAAAGGGTCCAATTGTTTTgttcaaattcatttatttgtttattattataattattataataattattattattattttatgttgaaGTAGCTCTGAAAGTGTATATTTCTCGGTTTATTATGTATTAAATTGTAATTCCTTTAGTTGATgcttttttatgaaattatttttataaaaggtAATACTTGGTAACATGTCATgataaaaatcacttttatgcCTCCCTTTATTCACTCACGTtagaaaagaattaaaatattttaaaaaataattaagaagaATTTTCCACATAATATGATTGGAAAATTTAATGGAATACATAAAAATAGGTGGTGTTTGGATACACACctaatttttcttaataatgaaaataataatgataattttttttaataataatagtaatttaaggtattattattatttttagtacaTCAATTATTGGGACGAGGGATCAGACCTTTAATTTCTATAGAAGATAGATCATGATAATAATTGTGGAACTAAATTCACTTTGACTTAAAATTTCACACTTTTGAGTTAAGATATTACTAATTTGTTTGTCCTTTCTCATTGGATAGGACTAAAAATTATGTGGTAAACCAACATGAAATTAACTGATGACACTGGCCACCACTATGTGACTTAGCTAACAAATTTTTACCGTGTATATATAAACGAGAAAGTacctcaattttatatttaacgATTATTAGGAGGCCTGCAAATTTTTCAATCCATATTCAATGTTAATGCTTATTATGTGATAGCCATATACATTCTATAAAATTGTTATATAAACAATATCACCAAAAATTAGAAACTATATAATCATTGTATATCAGAGAGAATAATAATTTATCATTCTAGTATCTGACTTTTATGAGTAATTATCTTCCAGTATAGAGTATATTATCTTTCTTATATCCAACAAACTATATTTTATGGAAATAAACCGAACCTCgacaaattaataaaaaggagTAAGGTTTTACGAAAGAAAAGTGCatacaaattttggttcaataatgcaatttgaagaagaggtATATCTATAGATTACTCGTGACCATCTAAATAGTCACGTCTCTTCTTCATGTTGGTTAGTTACGAAAAGACATGTTCATTCATGAAATAATGCaactctacatgaatgatcacaTACCATTTATTCCAACATAAATTGTTATGGAAGGATATAATCACAAATGCTCAATTATGGAGCACAAAatcaaaaatattttgtaattatgatGCCTTTATAATTGCTTTAAATTGGAAGACTTTTCTATAGCCTCTTCATTAGTTGTATTTTCACCTTTTGAGCTATTCTCTAGCTCTTATGAACCTTCTTGTATATTCCTATATTAGTAATGCATCACTCTGGATCTTGAGATATGATGAGGATACTACTAATGTGTTAACCTAATTGAGATATTCTAGTACATACATCTACTAATTCCTTCTTCCtcgtacctttttttttttttttaaataatatacatTATCCATGAAATCTTCATTCTAACACGTGTATGATGACATTAATCTAACACTATTAGAACCTTAAGTAGAATGTATCATATTACATTGTAATATAGTATTCAtttttatagttttcttttaggGGTTGTTTGGAGTGCTGAGTTGAGATATGATGTCTGGAATTCATATGTCTAGGGAGTTCATGTGTCTGTGGGGCTCATAAACCTGTGTTTGGGGTGTTGAGTTGTTTTATCTGAGTTCATATATCTATGTTTggggtgttgagttgagttcatatgtcaaGAGCATCTAATgcagtttatatatatatatatatcaataatatgtttttatgagaattattttcgtttgaaaactttttttattcaataataccaaatatttttttaaaataaactatggattgcattttgttttattgttttttagtaCACATGTATTGTTTGGGAGTTATGGGAAATGGAgtatgatttatttttggatcatgcaattaaaaaaaaaaaaaaaaaaatttaaacaatcatttTACAATTTTGTGCATGTGACATTCCCAATTAAGTTGGACAAAGTTATATTtgattcattaaaataataaatttagatttatattatGACTGGATAATCTTAAAATGCAATTGTACTATAATGACCTTATTAATAGTCATGTTACATATGGCTAGCAcaaaaatatgtaacaaatggcCACATTCTCCTGtccaattatatgatataaaaaaatatatatggtaTGGTCCAATAAATGGCCAAGtccatttatagaaaaaaatttacATGAACGTCCATCCAAATCCTCCATTTGATAGATATGTTTAACAACTTTCTTCCGCCTCCCAAACTCTAgttcatactttttttttcttgtcatgaTACAAGTTtatgtttggattaatttagaaaaaagattttcaaaaaattattgtcattgaaacacttttgataaaaa
This region includes:
- the LOC120087269 gene encoding peroxidase 5-like — protein: MASCSQKLKLFSKLCCCIIIFFLFHSTLASTTLKMGFYESSCPDAEAIIKNAVNQAISQNPGIAAGLIRMHFHDCFVRGCDGSVLLKSTPNNLAEREHRANSPSLRGFEVIDEAKAKIEAICPNTVSCADILAFAARDSAYRVGGINYVVPAGRRDGRISIKEEAGSLPGPSFNAEELIESFAKRGLSSAEMVTLSGAHSIGIAHCPTFSKRLYNFNTTHPQDPSMDPSYAAYLKTKCPPPGGNNGGGSEQPTVALEFFSPNRLDNWYYIELKNHRGLLSSDQTLLSSSSTSKMVLNNAKYGHQWAAKFGKAMVKMGSIDVLTGSQGEIRRHCSFVN